One Flagellimonas sp. CMM7 genomic region harbors:
- a CDS encoding TonB-dependent receptor plug domain-containing protein → MKTEYSIGFRHSIIGTVKNKSLAIAVLLTMMFHGQSTAQEPKADLLIDSILPVHLEEVIVISSYNKTLEHKSHHKPLSTLDEYLESSKKVNMIKRGAYAWEPVLNDMSSERLSVTIDGMRIFGACTDKMDPITSYVDVSNLSDVHVASGQQGAEQGATIGGAIDLRLEKSNFTPKGWVGSIETGGETNNEAQIIGGELNYSDEAFYVDTDIIYRKAENYTAGGGEEVAFSQFEKYNISANAGYKVSDDQQILASFIYDEARDVGYPALPMDVSLARAFIGSISWKQSSFIGDLKNWETKLYANSITHIMDDSQRPDVPIRMDMPGWSDTYGYYSQAELTLNRHKFLMKVDGFYNRSLAEMTMYPNNPNEREMFMLTWPDVRTINSGFYAEDEISLKESSLKLSTRLAVQGFNVADEFGLNSLRIFYPEMRQRQTRFLKSVSAAYHKKFKTLHINGGLSYGDRAPSVSEGFGFYLFNSFDNHDYIGDPDLKNEKAIETNVKVSLPLKKINIGLEANYFHTMDFIIGEVNPDLSVMTIGAQGVKVYRNLEYANLYNISLDTKYEVTPEFLWTGLISYHRGTDQDGRNLPFISPIAYNSMVQYTTGSFSGSLTMRGAADQVNFNPIFGEDRSNAYTVFSMALGKSFPVNNDTVYVKAGVENIFDEFYSTYTDWNNIPRMGRNFFMTVSYAIN, encoded by the coding sequence ATGAAAACCGAATATAGCATTGGGTTTCGCCATTCTATTATTGGTACCGTAAAAAACAAAAGCTTGGCCATTGCAGTTCTTTTGACCATGATGTTTCATGGACAAAGTACCGCCCAAGAACCAAAAGCAGACTTACTTATAGATTCCATACTGCCTGTACACCTAGAGGAGGTCATTGTAATTTCTTCTTACAACAAGACATTGGAACACAAGTCTCACCACAAGCCCTTATCAACTTTAGATGAGTATCTGGAATCCTCAAAAAAAGTGAACATGATTAAAAGAGGAGCATACGCATGGGAGCCGGTCCTCAATGATATGAGCTCAGAGCGCCTATCCGTAACTATTGATGGCATGCGCATTTTTGGGGCATGTACGGACAAAATGGACCCCATAACCTCTTATGTAGATGTTTCTAACCTTTCCGATGTCCATGTGGCATCTGGTCAACAGGGCGCGGAACAAGGAGCGACTATAGGGGGTGCTATTGATTTAAGGTTAGAGAAAAGCAACTTTACTCCCAAAGGATGGGTGGGTTCTATTGAGACCGGTGGCGAAACCAATAACGAAGCTCAAATTATAGGCGGCGAACTGAATTACTCCGATGAAGCCTTTTATGTTGACACTGATATTATTTATAGAAAGGCTGAAAATTATACAGCAGGCGGTGGTGAAGAGGTTGCATTCTCTCAATTTGAGAAATACAATATATCCGCAAATGCAGGCTACAAAGTCTCGGATGACCAACAAATATTGGCCAGTTTTATTTATGATGAAGCTAGGGATGTAGGCTACCCTGCCCTACCAATGGACGTCTCATTGGCAAGAGCATTTATTGGTTCCATAAGCTGGAAACAATCCAGCTTCATAGGTGATTTAAAAAACTGGGAAACCAAATTATATGCAAATTCCATAACGCATATTATGGATGATAGCCAAAGGCCAGATGTACCTATACGAATGGATATGCCTGGATGGAGTGATACGTACGGCTACTATTCCCAAGCAGAACTTACACTGAACCGCCATAAGTTTTTAATGAAAGTGGATGGTTTCTATAATCGTTCCTTAGCGGAAATGACCATGTATCCCAACAACCCCAATGAACGAGAAATGTTCATGTTAACTTGGCCAGACGTACGCACCATAAATTCTGGTTTTTATGCTGAGGACGAAATAAGCCTAAAAGAAAGTTCTTTAAAACTTTCAACAAGATTGGCAGTACAAGGTTTTAATGTGGCAGACGAATTTGGGCTTAATAGTCTTAGGATTTTTTATCCTGAGATGCGTCAAAGACAGACTCGCTTTCTAAAAAGTGTTTCTGCAGCTTATCATAAAAAATTCAAAACACTCCATATAAACGGTGGACTATCCTATGGTGATCGCGCACCTTCTGTTTCTGAAGGTTTTGGGTTTTATCTGTTCAACAGCTTTGACAATCATGATTATATAGGTGACCCAGACCTAAAAAATGAGAAGGCCATCGAAACCAATGTGAAGGTATCATTGCCCCTTAAAAAAATCAATATAGGACTTGAGGCCAATTACTTTCATACCATGGATTTTATCATTGGAGAGGTAAATCCAGATTTGAGTGTCATGACCATTGGCGCCCAGGGGGTCAAAGTTTATAGGAACTTGGAGTATGCTAACCTATACAACATTTCTTTGGACACCAAATATGAAGTTACCCCAGAATTCCTTTGGACAGGACTAATATCCTACCATAGAGGAACTGACCAAGATGGGCGAAATCTGCCCTTTATAAGTCCAATTGCCTATAACTCGATGGTGCAATACACTACTGGAAGTTTTTCTGGTTCTCTGACGATGCGCGGAGCAGCAGACCAAGTAAATTTCAATCCAATTTTTGGGGAAGATCGCAGCAATGCCTACACGGTTTTTTCAATGGCATTGGGCAAATCGTTCCCTGTAAATAATGATACTGTTTATGTAAAGGCAGGAGTTGAAAATATTTTTGACGAATTCTATTCCACCTATACAGATTGGAACAATATACCGCGTATGGGGCGCAATTTTTTTATGACCGTTTCTTATGCAATCAATTAA
- a CDS encoding fasciclin domain-containing protein, whose amino-acid sequence MKAIFQLKFLIYPLLLIFFVVGCKNEPKTDNSSVSETTNDTEANKEKGQAFIEDDGSTPNVLQIAIGSPDHTTLVAAVQAANLENALVNAGPLMVFAPTNAAFDALPAGTVENLLKPENKDALANILKHHVTAGNYSKDFLKRFKKLGQANDQNTIVEVKGEDVYVGGAKIIASVLAGNGIVHVVDKVILPPSE is encoded by the coding sequence ATGAAAGCAATTTTCCAACTTAAATTTTTGATTTATCCACTACTCTTAATATTCTTTGTAGTTGGATGTAAAAACGAGCCAAAAACAGATAACTCCTCAGTTTCAGAGACAACAAACGATACTGAAGCGAACAAAGAAAAAGGTCAAGCCTTTATTGAAGACGATGGGTCAACACCCAATGTATTGCAAATAGCCATTGGTTCACCAGACCACACTACCCTGGTAGCCGCTGTACAGGCTGCAAATCTAGAAAATGCACTTGTAAATGCAGGACCACTTATGGTTTTTGCTCCAACCAATGCTGCATTTGATGCTTTGCCAGCAGGCACAGTTGAAAATTTATTAAAACCAGAAAACAAAGATGCTTTGGCCAATATCCTTAAACATCATGTTACTGCCGGCAATTACTCCAAGGATTTTCTTAAAAGGTTTAAAAAATTAGGCCAAGCCAATGATCAGAACACCATTGTAGAAGTAAAAGGTGAAGATGTGTACGTAGGAGGTGCCAAAATTATAGCCAGTGTCCTCGCAGGAAACGGAATCGTGCATGTAGTGGACAAGGTGATTCTTCCTCCATCAGAATAA
- a CDS encoding cytochrome c yields the protein MKINILLSALMFLLLVGCGGKEEKKKEGFSVDRTKTTEKPVETSAATDEVPASQRITLDEKGVGQIKSITLDPEIDMEMASAGETIYNTNCTACHKLDKRFIGPSPRGIMERRSPEWIMNMILDPKLMTEQDRCAKDLLIEFNGAAMANQNLTVEETRSILEYFRTL from the coding sequence ATGAAAATCAATATCTTATTATCAGCACTAATGTTTTTACTACTTGTTGGATGTGGCGGCAAAGAAGAAAAAAAGAAAGAGGGTTTTAGCGTAGATCGCACAAAAACCACGGAAAAACCAGTGGAAACATCTGCTGCAACAGATGAAGTTCCAGCGTCACAACGCATCACTTTAGATGAAAAAGGAGTGGGACAAATAAAATCCATCACCCTAGACCCAGAGATTGATATGGAAATGGCAAGTGCTGGAGAAACCATCTACAATACAAACTGTACTGCCTGCCACAAATTGGACAAAAGATTTATTGGGCCATCTCCAAGAGGTATTATGGAAAGAAGAAGCCCAGAGTGGATCATGAATATGATTCTTGACCCTAAACTGATGACTGAACAAGATCGCTGTGCTAAAGATTTATTGATTGAATTTAATGGTGCCGCTATGGCCAATCAAAATTTGACCGTAGAGGAAACCCGCTCCATACTAGAATACTTTAGAACCTTATAA
- the nosZ gene encoding Sec-dependent nitrous-oxide reductase, whose product MKKYKHYVFALLGVSLLLAGCGNQNGESSSNGALSSSAAEKVYVAPGEQDEYYAFLSGGYSGNLTVYGLPSGRMFKEIPVFSQFPTSGYGYSEETKPMLNTSFGFVPWDDAHHPDISQTNGELDGRWVFINGNNTPRIARISLSTFETEEIIEVPNSAGNHSSSFITENTEYVVAGTRFSVPVPQRDMPINEYKGNFKGALSFISVAPDNGRLNLEFQLLMPGFNYDLSHPGRGKSHGWFFFTTYNTEEANSLMEVNSSQNDKDFIAAINWKKIEEYVKNGGGTKIPANYAHNVYDDHNHTGTSTMKKEVLTVDPTKVPGAVFFLPTPKSPHGCDVDPTGQYIIGNGKLSADLTVHSFDKMIAAIEGEKFDGEAYGIPILKFEDVLAGTVKSGGLGPLHTEFDGKGNAYTTFFISSEVVKWKLDTWEVIDRKPTFYSVGHIMIPGGNSRKPFGKYAVAMNKITKDRYLPTGPEMEHSAQIYDISGEKMELIYDFPTHGEPHYAAGCPAELLAPKSKKIYRLTDNKHEFATISPNDARVERNGKEVHIYMSTIRSHFTPDNIEGIKVGDKVYFHITNHEQDFDVPHGFSIIGQNTSELLVMPGQTKTSIWEPKKVGVWPFYCTDFCSALHQEMQGYVRVSPANSDIELSWSLGE is encoded by the coding sequence ATGAAAAAGTACAAACATTATGTATTCGCACTTCTGGGAGTGAGTTTATTGCTAGCCGGATGCGGCAACCAGAATGGTGAAAGCTCTTCAAATGGGGCGCTATCTTCCAGTGCGGCAGAAAAAGTATATGTGGCTCCAGGAGAGCAAGATGAATATTATGCATTCTTATCTGGGGGTTATAGTGGAAACCTTACCGTGTATGGACTACCTTCTGGCAGAATGTTCAAGGAAATCCCTGTCTTTTCTCAATTTCCAACCTCCGGGTATGGGTATTCTGAAGAAACCAAGCCCATGTTGAATACTTCCTTCGGATTTGTACCTTGGGACGATGCTCACCACCCGGATATTTCTCAAACAAATGGGGAATTGGATGGTAGATGGGTTTTTATCAATGGTAACAATACTCCTCGAATTGCTCGAATAAGTCTTAGCACTTTTGAAACGGAAGAAATTATTGAAGTTCCAAATAGTGCTGGTAACCATAGTTCTTCCTTTATCACAGAAAACACAGAATATGTAGTTGCCGGAACACGTTTTTCAGTACCAGTTCCACAACGGGATATGCCTATTAATGAGTATAAGGGCAACTTTAAAGGCGCCCTATCATTTATCAGTGTTGCACCAGATAACGGAAGATTAAATCTTGAGTTCCAGCTATTGATGCCTGGATTCAACTATGATCTTTCACACCCTGGTAGAGGAAAATCACACGGATGGTTCTTCTTTACTACATACAACACGGAAGAGGCGAATTCATTAATGGAGGTTAATTCTTCTCAAAACGATAAAGATTTTATCGCTGCCATCAATTGGAAAAAAATAGAAGAATATGTAAAGAATGGCGGAGGAACCAAAATACCTGCCAATTATGCGCATAATGTATATGACGATCATAATCATACCGGCACTTCTACCATGAAAAAAGAAGTGTTGACTGTAGACCCAACCAAAGTACCCGGTGCCGTTTTCTTTTTACCCACTCCAAAATCACCTCATGGATGTGATGTGGATCCTACAGGTCAATACATAATTGGAAATGGAAAACTGTCTGCAGATTTAACAGTGCATTCTTTTGATAAAATGATAGCCGCTATTGAAGGTGAGAAATTTGATGGTGAAGCTTATGGTATTCCAATTCTTAAGTTTGAAGATGTATTGGCGGGAACGGTAAAAAGTGGTGGCTTAGGCCCCCTACATACTGAATTTGATGGTAAAGGAAATGCATATACCACCTTCTTCATTTCATCAGAAGTTGTGAAGTGGAAATTGGATACTTGGGAAGTTATAGACCGTAAACCTACCTTCTATTCTGTTGGTCATATCATGATTCCGGGAGGAAATTCAAGAAAACCATTTGGAAAGTATGCAGTAGCGATGAATAAAATCACCAAGGATCGTTATTTACCTACCGGACCAGAAATGGAGCACTCCGCGCAGATTTATGATATCTCTGGAGAAAAAATGGAATTGATCTATGATTTCCCAACACATGGTGAGCCTCATTATGCTGCCGGTTGTCCTGCAGAACTATTGGCTCCAAAATCTAAGAAAATCTATAGATTGACTGATAATAAGCATGAATTTGCTACTATTAGTCCTAATGATGCACGTGTAGAACGGAATGGCAAAGAGGTTCATATCTACATGTCCACTATTCGTAGTCACTTTACTCCAGATAATATTGAAGGTATAAAGGTTGGTGATAAGGTATATTTCCATATTACTAACCATGAACAAGATTTTGATGTACCGCACGGTTTCTCCATAATAGGTCAGAATACATCGGAACTACTGGTTATGCCAGGTCAAACTAAGACATCTATTTGGGAACCTAAAAAAGTGGGTGTATGGCCATTTTACTGTACAGATTTCTGTTCAGCGCTACACCAAGAAATGCAAGGTTATGTAAGGGTATCCCCTGCTAACTCTGATATTGAGCTCTCATGGTCTTTAGGTGAGTAA
- a CDS encoding Rrf2 family transcriptional regulator yields the protein MISNSSKYALKAVLYLAVNSSGHQKILAKDISGPTNIPKAYLSKVLQELSRHNIVSSVKGPGGGFYLSDENINTPLMKIIQVIDGDNRLTSCMLSLQDCDAEHPCPMHDLVGNTKVNFVKNLEQNTVGDLVKDIKMGKSFLPL from the coding sequence ATGATATCCAATTCTTCTAAATACGCTTTAAAGGCAGTCTTGTATCTAGCAGTAAATTCTTCTGGGCATCAGAAAATTTTGGCAAAGGATATCAGTGGACCGACCAATATTCCAAAAGCCTATCTATCCAAAGTGCTTCAAGAGCTTTCAAGACACAACATAGTTTCTTCTGTTAAAGGGCCAGGAGGTGGATTTTATCTTTCAGATGAGAACATTAATACCCCTTTAATGAAGATTATACAAGTGATAGATGGTGACAATAGACTCACCTCTTGTATGCTTAGTTTGCAGGACTGTGATGCAGAACACCCATGTCCAATGCATGATCTTGTTGGCAATACCAAAGTTAATTTTGTAAAGAATTTAGAGCAAAATACTGTTGGAGATTTAGTAAAGGATATCAAGATGGGAAAGTCTTTTCTACCACTTTGA